The genomic region TTAATTGATATTACTGCGATTTCGCTGGGATATTGGGTTTATTTCAGCAATCCAAAACGAAAGCTAAACGAGGTTTTTATCGGAATGGTTTTTTTTATGATGCTCTGGGTAAATTTTGCTTATCTGGCCAGAGCAGTAGGGGAATCAAATCCATATTTAGTTCTTTTGTTTCTTAAAATAGCTTGGTTTGCCACTCCTTTGTTCTTTATTTTGCTTTATATTCTGGCACTACATCTTTTGGATGAAAATTTTAAATATAAAACCGTTAATTTGGTCATTATATATTTAGCAATAGTTACTTCTTTTGTTGTAGGTTTTACGGATCATATCGTTAAGAGTATAAAGTTCATGGGTGTATTTCTGATCAGATTGGTTTATGGAGATTGGATGTTCCCGTTTCTTATTGTTATTACTTTATTTATAATTGTAACCTTGCAAGTACTTTTTAAAAAATACTACTCCGGTTCAAAAAAAGATAGAGAAAAAATTTCATATTATTTACTGGGCATTCTTGTATTTTACATAGCCAATAGTGTTTTCAATATTTTTTTTCCGATCGTTCTTGATATTACCCGCTTTTATTTTTTAGGAGACTATTCAACGATAATTCTTTTAGGCTTGATCGCTTACGCTATTGTCAGGCAAAATTTATTTGGCATAAAAATTGTTTTAACAAGCCTTCTTGTCGGTTTCATTTCCATTTTGCTCACTATAGATATTTTTCTTTTTACTGAATCTCACGTTCTTCAATTTTTCAAAGGAGTCGCATTGATAGTATTTTTATATCTGGGAAGAGAGCTGGTTAAAAGCGTGTTAAAGGAAGAAGAGCGTTCAAAACAGCTCGAAAAGGTAAGCTGGAACCTCACTTCGGCAAACCAAAAACTCCAGGACCTTTTATCCATGAAAAATGATTTTTTGCATATTGTTTCTCATCAGTTAAGAACTCCTTTAACCGCGATGCGGGGATTTATTTCAATGTGGAGCGAAGGTATTTTAAATAAACTTCCGGCGGAGAAAATGGCGGAAATAAAAACCAGAATCGTTAATAATTCCGAAAGATTGAATAATATAGTCAATGATATGGTGCTCGCGATGGAAAGCGAAGGGGAGCTGAAAGTAGAGTTTAAGCTAATTGATATTAAAAAACTCATAGCGGGCAATGTCGAGATGCTGAAGCCGAATTTTGAAAAAAAGAATTTATACCTGAAATATAACGAAGTCACAAAAAATATTCCAAAAATCGAGGCGGATGAGAAACTTTTGTTCAATGTTTTTATGAATCTAGCGGATAACGCGGAAAAATATACCGATAACGGCGGCTTGAATATTGAGATCGGGCAAAATGGCGATGATATTAGGGTTAGCTTTATTGATACGGGCGTGGGTTTAAATAAGAATGATAAAAAAATACTTTTTAAAAAGTTCTCGCGCGGAGCAAAATCTAATTATATTAACACGAACGGTTCCGGTCTCGGACTTTTTATTGCCAAACAAATTGTCCGCATGCATCGCGGAACAATAAAGGCGTTTTCGCGCGGAGAAGGCAAAGGCTCGACTTTTACGGTTATTCTGCCAATAAAACAAAAGGAATAAAAGAATGGTTCTTTTGAGCGAACTAATCTTTGGCAACTTTGACAAATTTTACCAAAAGCGCTATACTACAGGGAATGCGAATAAGTGTAAAAAATTAGAAATAGGTTTTTATTAATTAACTACTAAGCCATGCGAAAGCATGAGTTGATTTTCTGACAAAGGCAATAATTGACGAA from bacterium harbors:
- a CDS encoding ATP-binding protein, which gives rise to MTVDLFIINKVLVTLIDITAISLGYWVYFSNPKRKLNEVFIGMVFFMMLWVNFAYLARAVGESNPYLVLLFLKIAWFATPLFFILLYILALHLLDENFKYKTVNLVIIYLAIVTSFVVGFTDHIVKSIKFMGVFLIRLVYGDWMFPFLIVITLFIIVTLQVLFKKYYSGSKKDREKISYYLLGILVFYIANSVFNIFFPIVLDITRFYFLGDYSTIILLGLIAYAIVRQNLFGIKIVLTSLLVGFISILLTIDIFLFTESHVLQFFKGVALIVFLYLGRELVKSVLKEEERSKQLEKVSWNLTSANQKLQDLLSMKNDFLHIVSHQLRTPLTAMRGFISMWSEGILNKLPAEKMAEIKTRIVNNSERLNNIVNDMVLAMESEGELKVEFKLIDIKKLIAGNVEMLKPNFEKKNLYLKYNEVTKNIPKIEADEKLLFNVFMNLADNAEKYTDNGGLNIEIGQNGDDIRVSFIDTGVGLNKNDKKILFKKFSRGAKSNYINTNGSGLGLFIAKQIVRMHRGTIKAFSRGEGKGSTFTVILPIKQKE